caagCTATCGGTATCTTGATCTCAGCAGTTGTGCAAAACCATGAAGTGCTGGAATACATCTCAGCAGGAATGATATAATAGACCAACCTGATGGCCTTCCCTGAGGAAAACAGTTATGAAGTGCTGGAACAGGGGTGAAGAATCTCTTTAACACTGAAAAGAGAAGTAACCTCTGCTACCCTCTGAAGACAGCATTTCACACTGCATCTTCACACTGTATCATGTCTGCTGCAGCAAGTTGCCATAGGACGGCAGCAAAGGGGAGACAGATTTTCAGCTGGATAAACTGCTAATGCTAAAGCTTTTaagcttttggaaaaaacaagATTTTTGAGAGAATCTGCTGACGGAACGATTATCTCACTTGATGACTTCTGGGAAAGAACAATGAAAACAATGCAAGTGGATTTTATCAGATGGCTGGTAACACTACTTTTTTATATCATACGTAATTGCAATAGCATTCTACAGATGTTTTGCACCAAGATACTCCACCACtgtgcttgtttgttgtttttgtttgtttgttttggttttttaagtctCTGTAGATTGAGTCAGGGAATAGGAAGTATCAGTTTAAACAAGCATACGCAAAGTCAAAATCATGAAGGAGATGGATGGGGTAAAAAACAAGAGAAATGAGGCTCTGTACATAGAAAAGAACAGCCCAATTTTGTCTAGCGCTTGGACTTTGCCCAGCGACTTGCAGAGGGAGCGCAAGTTGAGTCAACATTTTACAGGTTCTCTACCCATCTTTTCTGTGTTGAGTGGCTGTAAGAGGGAGACAGTTTAAACTGCAGCTTCACAGAGCTAGGAGAAATTGGGGGAGAACCAACCCTGTTGTAGTGCCGTTCTGATCAGACCGAAATCCCAGAGGAGCCAGTATGTCAAACAGCAAATCAAAAACATCATCACTGTTCAACTGAACTCATGCAACACAGTTGTCCTCAGAGGAGGGCTTGAGCCGTGTTCTGACATTCCAATTACTTCATGCGTGAGGACATCATTAAACTGAAATCCTAGAACAACTCCACCCTTCTGCCTCCTGCACAACCAGGAGTGAAGTACATTTGAATTGCCAAGGCCTGAACAAGTTCAAGCAAACAAATCTTCGGTGCTCCCTGTCAGAAAGCAGACTAGCAGAGAACTGTTCACAAGACTACGACTCCTCTTCCAGGAAACTGCTGCAGAGTAACAATGAAAGTGTTTACAGACAATAAACATCCCATCCCAGACAGATCCCTGCTCTTTTTTTGTGCTATGGGACTTTGACAGAATAACAACTCCATTGGAGTTCTGAATGCTTTAAACTCACTACGAGGAACATAAGCACTATAGTGACAAATCCCAATACAATTCCTTTAGACTAAGGAGGAAAACAATCAACCAATTTTAGTCAGGATCTAAAATATCCTTTCTACCTGACGTAATAAAAGAGGGACTGAAAGGCATCAACAACTAGCTATGCAAAGCATCAATAGTTTCAGCTAGTAATCcatataaaatgaataaataattcaTAATTACATATGTAGCATACACCATGCACGTCAAGAAGTGCTCCAGAGAGAGAAGCACAACAGGCATGCTTTACtccctaaaagcaaaaaatcctccAATTATTACTGTCACTCTGGAAAGTCTCTGCAGTCCAGAGACATGACTGAACTTCCATGTACAGCTGCAAAGCTACATTAGATATTTTTCCTATGATGTTTTATAGCCTAGGTCGACTCCATGCATCCTAAAATTTAGAGGAAGTATTCAAAGAACGTACTAGTGCTCTAGTACTTCAAAGCAGGTGCGTAACAAACCAAAGAGAGGCAGATTCAATCCCAGAGAATTTAAGTCCGTACGCCTCCGGGTTTGTCCCCGGAAATAACATAAGTCATTTACACTGAGGCTCTTGTAAAGAAACAGCCGTTGTCTTGCTCTTTTGGATTCCAGTCTCCAGTTCCTTCCCTTTGTTGCTCAGATCATGCAGCTTTCAAACAGGCAGAAGCTCGGGGGGATATTCGCCATAGCAGTATTTTGCAATTGGATCTCTATAGGTGTTTTCATGCTGCACGCTCTgtcagaaagaggaggagaagcttTAACAATACACATATAATGGAAACAACACATCCCTTCACTGAGGGCCAAAACCCGGAGTGTGTATATGCATGCAAAACATTTCCCAAATTCATCTGGAGTCAAACACCACTGCACTTCCAACATACAGAAGACAATTGCTATATTATAGCACTTTAATGTTGAACCATACCCAGAACCTCCTTTTCAGGAGACAAGCCAAGTAGGCGGGAACagattcaatattaaaaaaaaaattatatatgtttAGGCAATATCGTCAGGTGTCCTAAGCAAGCAAGGCATAATAAGCTGCTACTTGAGATGTGTGCATTATTCTTTACAAAACTAGAGTTCAGATACtttgggcaaaaaaaaccccaacaaaccctaAAGCAACTTTGGAGACATTTGGAACTGTGTCCTTTGTTTGCAATCCATCCCTATTACTATATTAAATACTCAAGCTGCATGACATCTCCAGCCACACTTTCTAAGAGGGCTGATGCTTGCTTAGACCAAAATTTCTAGTAAAAATCACACGGGTAACAGAAGTTCATCTCTgttcttaaaaagcaaaaaaaatacaagatactTTTTGAGTTACTATGCAGACACTCCTCAGCATATGGTAAGTCTAAAAATGTACCAGAAAGTAAATAGCATTCTGAAACTAGTGGGAAAAACTCTCTCTGTTCTTGTCCTTATGAGATCTTCCCCAGAACTCATCAAGATCTTCACCAGTCATTGAACTCAGctagtttctttttatttaagtacCTCTTTTTAAAAGAGAGCATACAACTCACCCTGCTCTAAATACACACTTTGCCTTTCGTTTACTGCTGATGTTACTATTTCACCTGACAAATCAGAGGATTGCCTTCAGATCAACTCCCAGCCATAGCTTCAGCGTTTAGGAAAAAGCCCGTGTGCGTGCAAGCACCACAGATCCGCCATTCCTAGGACCAAGACCCATTTTCCAAGGGtacttttggggtatttttccatttttgagcCCTGGACATGTACTCCTGTCTTACCTGTGATGAAGTCCTACATTTCGCCAGACACAATTCAAAGCGATCTTCCACTGCCATGAAGAGGTTTTGGAAAGCGATAGCTGCCCGGTTCAAGAAACGTTCCAGAAGATGTTGCTAAAGTGATTAGCAAAAAAgaggacaaaataaaaaagcacaaacaCCATCAAGGTGTAATCAACACCCAACAAGGAGTAATCAAAGCCCTTAACCTACACAGCTCAAGTATCAGAGTAATAGTAACTCATTTAGAGTTTCCAGCAAGCACTGAAAGGTCAACACATCATGGAAGcctggcaggaggaagagaatcTCGAGAAACTAACAGAACACAGGGAAGTGCCAATTCTGATACTGGCTGGAATAGCTTTTCCACAACCATTTCCCTTCAGCAATTTCCCTGAAGCTGAAACATTTTGCACGGCTCCCAGTACTTCCTCTCGAAGGTGGGAAGGATGAATATTTTTGAAGCTTTATTTATAGCTTGCCATATGGTCCTTGCAGGCTTTCCTCATCCTTCCAAGGAAAGGAACCGTCCCCTCTAAGGAAGAAGCTCCTCATAAGCAAGCGCTATTCCACAGAGGAGCCTGAGAACACCTGGAAAGCAGGAGACAGTGTACACACCTTGCTGGGCTGCAGGCAACAGGAAACACAGTACTCATACACGCTGCAGCAGCCATTGGGAAGGCAGCTGTCACAGCTGTAGAGCTTTGTGTTGGGCATGTTGACATTACAACAGCCATTCACCAGTAGGTCCTTCCTCTCACAGATGTagcctgaaaaacaaaaacagtagTAACAACCGGCAAGACGTGCTCCTTTTTACGTTCTATAGAAATCTATAGCAAGAATCACGTTACTTAAGAACAGGTTTATTTATCGTTTACTAGATTATGATCTCCTTCAGTTCTTTGAAGTAACACTTAGAGCTGAGTTTCACAACAGCCTGGTGTTACCTGCACAACTATTGTGTACCTACTCTTACATGCTGTATATACAGTATGAGTATTTAAATGCAGAGTATTTAAGTTCTGCTATCTTTTTGGCATAATTCATTGTTGTGACTGGAAGGGGGAAAGGTGATGGGTGATAACTGTACTGGAAAAAACTGTAATGTGTTCTTTCAACTGGTCTACATCTGGATAACTCTTTTTACAGTTCGATATGAAGAGACTTAGATTTATCCATGCGGGATAGCTGTAATACACATTGTTGAGCAGAATCCTTCATAGTGTAGAAGCACAGCGTATGTCCTTACGGAAGCTGCACTACCACAGTGTTAGACTGTGAGGGGTATCTGTGATTTTACAGACCTCAGTGAATCATTAGTAAGCGTATTTCACACAGTGCTAAATTTAACGTTGATGCAAAATCACAGAAGATGTGGGGACTTTTCTACAGCCTTGATTTCTGGTCAAGAAAGGTCCAGCGCCTGAGCAACGAGcacactggggaaggagatgtGCAGGGCAGGAAGCGCTCCATGCTCTTAAAACAAGCGGTTAATATAAGAACCTGCAAGAAATATCCTTAGGTTTACAAGGGTCAGATAAGCTTGTTAACTGTGACTGAGCGCTAGTTATGCCAGTCCTGAGCTGCCTCCATAGAAGGCCCATCAGGTTTCCTCAACTACTCTCCCTAACATACCTGGACAATAGGAATACACTGCAGGGAAATAGGAGTAGCTCTGCAAGCAACCACACAAAATTGAGCCAGACTTAACGTTTGAGCTTTGTGCAAAGGTAACTAGAGTTCTTTCCATCTAAGGTGATCCTGGAAACAGTACAGCCGCACTCAGAAGATTCCATGCCCGAGCTGAGCCCAGCTGGACCCAAACCCGCTGTGTGCGGACTCAGATCGGCCACAGCAACATTAAGGATAGAACGGCAGCAGCTGAGGTTGTGCAGTAAAAACACCTTCATAAGGAGCAGTCGTTACTTGGAAGCGCCATCGACAATCGGACAGGCAAAGCAGCATTCAACACTGCAATATGCAGAATAAATTCTTAGTATCAGGTATACCCAGTTCATCTGTAATGAGGAGCTTCCCCTGCACAGAATTCCTGCACTGGTTACTCGGCTGACTGCTGTTTCCCGAACTGAACTTCACCTTCCACATGATGGGCTGCTCGTGCTCTTGCACTTGAAGGAGATTCCGATCTCTCACCATCCGCTCTTCCTGCGGGGGAAAGACAGCATTGCAACCAGGCATACACGTCCCTTCTGCCATCCCAAGCCACCTGCTTTTCCCACAATTAACAAATGCCCACTCGCGAATGCCACAGCACAGGAGACGCAAGCGTCAATGGAGTGAGCAACGCACCGCTTGCGGTAGTTCACTGTTTGCTGCAGACAGCGTGAAAGGAACATAATCCAGCGAAATGGGGGAATGCAAGTTAACCCCAGGATCAGCTAACACAGCTGAACAACCGGAAAAGTAACATATATGACATTAAATAACCCTAGGTACACATATTTCTCTTTTGTAAGTTCTTTGCTACTGGAATTACAGTTCACAAGAGCTATTTCAACAGAATAATTGAGTCCCTTCAAGACTTACTTGCCCGTTTTGGCTCAAAACGCCATCGCTATTGAATACAGTATTAGGCATggctttttttaaactcttatcTTTATTTAATGATTACGATGCCATTCTCTCCCCGGAGTTCAGCGACAGCACCCAAAGGGCAGAACTCACCCCGGGATAGGGGATGTTGTAACCCGCCCCGCAGCGTGCCGGGCCCGGGCCCGCACCTCCCGGGGGCTCGGGGGAGGCCACTGACCTGCTTGAAGGTGCTGGTGAGGAAGTAGACGAGGGAGAGCCCGAAGACGACGCCGAGGACCCAGCGCTTCCTCAGCAGCCGCCGCCACAGCACCGCTCCCCAGGGCACCATGGCGGCCCGGCACCGGGGCCGCGGCCCGGGCCTtcagccccccgccgccgccgccgccgccgcgctcgcccgccgcagggagggagaggaacggCGGGGGCAGCGCTGATCCGAGACCGGCATCACCGGCTCCGGCGGAGAAACTCGGCGAGGCCGCCCCTGGCGCTGCCACCGGGCCGCAGGGAGCGCGGCCCACCCGCTtccgccggcggcggggcgggggaggcggcggccgcggaTGTGCgtgcgcggagggggcgcggccgcggagGACGAGGGCGGTGCCCGGCACCGGGGTCCGCACGGGTAGGTACGGGGGGCAgcggccgccggggccgggccgggcttgCCGGTCCCTGGAGCCGGCTTGCTCCCGCCCCCGCTGGGGCATTTAGCTACGTGGTCCAGCGGGAATCTCCTTCCCACAcctaattggggaaaaaaaggcctcATCTCCGTGTCTctctgtgtgtacatatatatgtgtgtatgtatataactGTATTTATATATCTGTCTACATATGcgtgtatatataaatacatttatgtatatatttatttatcacacacacgtgtgtgtgtgtatatacaccaTGAAGGCAAAGTACAGCCCAGCAGGCGCCGAGGGGAGTGTCTGTGCAGTGAGCAGGGCTGCAGGTGCCAATCCCAGAGGAAAACGGCCTTGTTGGGTCGTGCATGCATCCTGGGGTTGAAGCACTAAGGGGTCCTGCTCCTCTCTGTCTTTCCCAAGGAGATGGAGAGGTGAAACTCACTGTGCTATGGTGAAAATTACTCTATACGTGTGCTTCTTACAGATGCGCCAGTTTGAGCACTGTGATCCAGGTGCCTTACAGTCATCCGGCTTGAAGGACCTGTGATGAGTTTGAAATTTGGACCATCTTGGATTATCTGAAGGACTCCACGTATGAGATGTCTGCGCCCTCTtgagcttctctctctctcccaccgTGGCACCTTGCACCTCTGGTTAAACCTGTTATTCAGGTACTGCTAAAAAATGTCCAAGTGTTGCAAGATGAAAACCTTTAATCTGGAAAAGACAGGACCAATCAGTATTGAAGCTGAGAGCCTTTTGGAACAAAGTCCATTTAAATTCTATCTGATCTTAAATCTGTAGGACTCTGGGCAGAACAGATGATTACATCTCATGAAGTCCTGCATCTTCAATACTTAGCATTCATGTCACTGTCTGCTTCGTGGCTGATGCCAAAAAGTGACTCCCTATAGAGCTGCGTATCATTTTGGAATGTGATTTCGCCCCACATTACAATCCAGATTACAATCTAATTACAATCGTTAGAATGGTCTAGAAGATAGGGAAGGATTTTCCAAGCTTCAGTGTTATCTCCACGGTGACTCTAGCTCTCAGTTTGTAGCATGGGCAGGTGGACAGATTTCTTTATAAGCAGTGGTCCTAAAGTTATTCACAGGTAGGACAGCTCTGCCTGCATGGATCAGCCTGTCTCGGCCTTTTCATCGTATCTTAACTACTGTTTTGGTTAAAAAGAGGATAGTATTATATATTAAGTCGACAGAGATAGTGTCAGGTTAGGATTAAATAACATTTAGTGCAgggaaagcataaaaaaaaatcctggagtgCTAAGTGTTGTTACCAcaaatgcagctttaaaaaatctggaaaaaaaatctttaatatgtattttttactgTATAAAACTTACAGATCCTTATAAAACAAATTTTGGCCCTGGAAACACAACACAAATTGAAACATATAGCTGAAGATTAAAAAATTGCTGGCAGTTACAAGATTTGTAGTTAAGAGAGCGTTGGTAATTTAGAGTGTCAGAAAACTTCGGTTAGGATTAGATTTCTGGTACTCATGATGGCTTCTGCATCCTCTCCATAAAATGtgttaaaagctgtgttttccctGCCGTATGTGATTATGCCAAATTTTATTTACATGgatatgtgtgtatttatattaACTGTCAAGGGGATGTCTAAAGTTGGCACCTCATTTTAAAGCCTCCGTGTTCTCTGTCAGTGCTGACTCAAATCCAGTGTTGTCTCAGTTCAGCCCACTTGGTGGGGTTCTTCAAGACTGGATGTTACAAACCaagagtttttctcttttttgcaaaTGTAGGCATTTTTGTTTCATCCTTTTAGAAATTCAGTACGGTTACCTGTGCGATTTAACTGAAGTACCCtttcttctttcactgttttGTAACTTATCTTCAGGACTCAGCAAACTACCTGTACTTTTACTGCAGGTGCGTGGTGGTAAACACAACTGTCTGTTTCTGCACCGTGAACTGCACGAATTGGGCTTTATTAAGGGATAAAATTTGTACTTAATGCAGTTTTGCATGGGTTAGTGGGTCACTGAAGGTAAAGAATATGAATGAAAAGGTCAAg
The Numenius arquata chromosome 16, bNumArq3.hap1.1, whole genome shotgun sequence DNA segment above includes these coding regions:
- the SPRING1 gene encoding SREBP regulating gene protein, translated to MVPWGAVLWRRLLRKRWVLGVVFGLSLVYFLTSTFKQEERMVRDRNLLQVQEHEQPIMWKVKFSSGNSSQPSNQCRNSVQGKLLITDELGYICERKDLLVNGCCNVNMPNTKLYSCDSCLPNGCCSVYEYCVSCCLQPSKQHLLERFLNRAAIAFQNLFMAVEDRFELCLAKCRTSSQSVQHENTYRDPIAKYCYGEYPPELLPV